CATATCGAATGGGCAAAATCTGGGCGATGGTCCTGCAGGTTTTCAGCACAATGTACTGAAATTAGTTACTTTTTTCCTGGCCCAATAGCTCACTAACATACTTGTCTCAACTAATCAAGGGCTGCTTAAATGGAATCCTTTTGTTAGTAGAAAATCAACATGAGTATTACAGATGTATACTGTTGAAACCAGTGGAGTAGTTCAGGGTAAACATACTTTAATAACATTTACGCCCCTTGCAGAGAAAAAAATTACTCACTGAAAAGGGATTGACATAACAAAAATAAGGCAGTTTATTGCAACTAATAGCATTGGTCATTGAACAAAAATAACCAAATATGCATGTGTAAAAATAACAGAACACTTGATTTATAAAATCAGATTCATCAACAAAATATAAAAAGCAAAGTGACAACAAAACTGTTGATAGACAGACGTAACCAATTGCTGCACACATGAACACATACTGAAACAGTAATGTCTGATTACTCAAACAGGTCAGTGATCTGGAGATTCAGGCCATCCAAAACCCAGTACAATGGAGGAACAATGCCAATATCATTCAGACACATGCATCAAATACACATCTAGCCACTATGTTAGCAACACTCAACCTGCATCCACTCACAAATACCTAAGAATAGCTGATGTTTTTGTTAGAATTCAGTTCAGACTTCTCCTCCAAGTGTTCTGACTTAATCGCAAGTGCGTCATTCCAGTTTGTCTGTCATTTTGACAGGCTGAGGCAGGGCCgggacagactgacacacagacagtacAATGACCAGATGGGTCAGGTGCAGAGAAAGTAATGGATAAGGAgatctagaggagaggagaatttaAATAGATCAATAAATATATGCTTTTGGATAGTTTTGTATCTTTGAATTACGATAGTTAGATGTGTCCAAAAGTCATTAAATACAGGCCAACATTTTGACATAGGAattcacacacacaacagtgAAAGAGCAGGATGGACAGTGTGAGGATATGAGGGAGGGTGTGGGCAAGGAGGGGCACAGAAGAACTAGGATCCTTTTAGTTTCATTATAACTTTAATTCAATCCACACAAAAATCCAGAAATATTGAAGAGCTTTTCCCCCTCTATTCTTTGCAGACATGAAGCAGTGGGTGGATTTGGTGGGAGAAGGGTTTGGTTGAAAAAGGGTTTTGTTGGTAACTGTGTTAATAGTGACagtatgtaggtaggtagatgttcAAGATCTATTGAGTGTCTCCAGGTTGAGGCAGGCGGGTGTTGTTGGCTTTGCGCTGGGCAGACAGAGCTCTGTTGGCATGGCGCCCCCTAGCTGGGGGAGAGTGCAGGGCTGGGTTCCATGCTGATGTTGACCAGACACTCACTGGACTTGAGGCTGGACATGGACttgcagctggggagagaggccagagagcCACAGAGACCCAGCATAGAAGGGGTGTAGTCTTTTCCTACAGAGGAGAGAATAGACAAAACACAATAAAACTCTGTCCCTAAAGCACACGTTGGCTACCAGCATAACTTAAACACCCACATAAAATACACCATAGACACTGTTCAAACATGCCTTTGTATGTGCGCTTGTGAGGACATGTGGATGCATTCTTCTAAGTgggtttctgtttctgtgtggTTTTGTGTTGATGCATGTATGACAGTGGGTGACTCGGTTCACATATTTCTGCAGCATCAGTATGCATTGCTGTGTGTCTACAAATGTGTTTGTATAATGTACATTTATCTGTTGAGCACCGACCTGTATCTCCGTTCTGTTGCCCATCGGTCTTCTGGGAATCAGAGTTCAGACTGACGTCAGCTGAGAGCTGCTCCAAACTGTGGAAGCTTCTCCTGAAGGGATGAGTGACATCATGAAATACTGTTACAATAACACCTGTGTAGAAATCGCTTCGACATTTCCTGTTTGCTAAAAttataatagtttgcctaatttttGTTTATCTGACAAAACAAgtaagtatagtgtagagaatcattgtaccatccaaaccgctgtgaaatatattttacataaccAAAACCAGCTGTTTGAAAATgctgtacaaaaccgaaagtaaaagatgcaaaaatgaaacgtaagaacgggaagcatagaaataccacacatagaacagatatacACTTCTTATacttttcaatgagaatgacatgtCTATATCAcccatttctatgtgaatttggttgggtcgcccaaaaagtgacatattgcagctttaaatgtACAGTATCACAAAATCACACATATGCACATATAAACACACTCATTCAGTAGATATACCTGCGGAAGAGCTTGACGTCCCCCTGGTTGTTGTAGCCTCGTATGGAGGGCCACTGGTTGACCAGAGGGATGGACAGATCCTTAGTCAGGTGGGAGGAATCACAGGGGATGAGGGCAGTGCTGGAAGGAACACGCTTGTGATTAACTCTTAACACCATCTGATATGTGatgtactgcatgtgtgtgtctgtttatgatGTTTTATGTGTCTCCATCATGtataccagtgtgtgtgcatttgtataCTGCTCTCACAGTTGTGCCTGCAGCTCCAGTACGATGGACTCCAGCTCCTTCTTCTCCTGCAGGCTCTGGACTCTGAGCTCCTCCAGCCTGACACTCAGCTTCTTGTTCTCCGTCTCCACGTTCTTCAGCTGGGACTCCCGCAGACGCACCAGCTCCTCCAGGTAGCCCTGCATCACAGAcacagacccagatgcagacacacagttagactgttagactgttctgCATACCCCAAAAGTACATAGTTATTactctatatacagtgccttcggaaagcattcagaccccttgacctttcccacatttttttacagccttattctaaaatggttcaaatcaaataaatgaatcaatctacacacaatacaccataatgacacattttagaaaatgtaggcaatttacatacatattcagaccctttacaaagaaaatcgaaattgagctcagatgcattatgtttccattgatcaaccttgagatgtttctacaacttgattggtttCCACCTgtcgtaaattcaattgattggacatgatttggaaaggctcacacctgtctacataaaggtcccacagttgacggtgcagagcaaaaaccaatccatgaggtcgaaggaattgtccgtagagctccgagacaggattgtgtcgaggcacagatctgggaaagggtaccaaaaaatgtctgcagcattaaaggcccccaaaaacacagtggcttccatcattcttaaattgaagaagtttagaAGCACCAAGACTCTNNNNNNNNNNNNNNNNNNNNNNNNNNNNNNNNNNNNNNNNNNNNNNNNNNNNNNNNNNNNNNNNNNNNNNNNNNNNNNNNNNNNNNNNNNNNNNNNNNNNNNNNNNNNNNNNNNNNNNNNNNNNNNNNNNNNNNNNNNNNNNNNNNNNNNNNNNNNNNNNNNNNNNNNNNNNNNNNNNNNNNNNNNNNNNNNNNNNNNNNNNNNNNNNNNNNNNNNNNNNNNNNNNNNNNNNNNNNNNNNNNNNNNNNNNNNNNNNNNNNNNNNNNNNNNNNNNNNNNNNNNNNNNNNNNNNNNNNNNNNNNNNNNNNNNNNNNNNNNNNNNNNNNNNNNNNNNNNNNNNNNNNNNNNNNNNNNNNNNNNNNNNNNNNNNNNNNNNNNNNNNNNNNNNNNNNNNNNNNNNNNNNNNNNNNNNNNNNNNNNNNNNNNNNNNNNNNNNNNNNNNNNNNNNNNNNNNNNNNNNNNNNNNNNNNNNNNNNNNNNNNNNNNNNNNNNNNNNNNNNGGAGGTGAGTGCTCTGGAGTGTGAGATCCAGTTGTTAAAGAACCTCCACCACGAACGCATCGTCCAGTACTACGGCTGTTTGAGGGACCACAACGAAAAGACCCTCACCATCTTCATGGAGTACATGCCGGGGGTCAGTCTATTCTTCACACATCGGCTCAGGGCTGGAGTGTTGGGGGTTAAAGGGTATCTGTAGTGTTCTGTCCTGGACTGTGTCCCAGTCTCTCCTGGGAATAGGAGTATAAACCATGCACTTCCTTCTTGTCTTTCAGGGTTCAGTCAAGGACCAGTTGAAGGCCTACGGGGCGCTGACGGAAAACGTGACGCGGAAGTACACACGGCAGATCCTGGAGGGCATGTCCTATCTGCACAGCAACATGATCGTTCACCGTGACATCAAAGGTAGTTATGTCAACACACTGATCAGATGGCCATTTGTAGTAAAGATAGTCAACTAAATGGCTATAGACTTCCAGACTCACAAGGACctaaaatgtacatttaaaaTACAAGGAAGGTGGTTGGGTGAGTCTGTGTCACATGGTGTTACTCTGTCGTCTCCTTATCCAGGTGCCAACATCCTGCGGGATTCGGCGGGAAACGTGAAGCTGGGAGATTTCGGCGCCAGCAAGAGGCTGCAGACCATCTGCATGTCTGGCACGGGCATCCGCTCGGTCACTGGCACCCCCTACTGGATGAGCCCCGAGGTGATCAGCGGAGAGGGCTACGGCAGGAAGGCTGACGTCTGGTAAGGACCGGGACACATGGGGTTGGGGTTTGGGGAAGAGGTCTTATACACATGCAGGTGATCCTGATTAGTTGTGGTGATAGGGGGAGGTGGGGGATAGATCTGGGAGTGTGTGAATGTATCTTCAGGTCAAGTGTCAGATGCTTTCCTTATAAGTAGTCTCCTTCCCTGATAGAGTGGCTGGACTGCTGGAACATGAAGGGAGGAAAATAGCTGTTCTAAAAGGGGGAAACCATTCTTCTTTAAGGGAAAAAGTGCTATATATAAAATAGTAAAAGTGCTATATTTAAAAGAGAATGACGAGAAGGACTGCCTCCCACGTACAGGGCCCTGAAATGGGTCGGGCCCACCTGCTGCCCAGGAATTCCCCTGTGCAATCTGATTGTGTAGTATCCCATCAGGCGAGGGATGTGATTGGCCAagagccagtcaaccagccagcttGTGACAGGGTTCGGAATGTTCCCAAATTCATTGCTCCCTTGGGGGTCCAGACCAGGCCGGAAGCGTCGGTAGGGGGTAACAGGTCCAAAGGGGAGTCTGTCCCTCAACCCAACTCTCCTCACCAGCCCCCTGCTCTGTCTGACTCCAGGACTGAAATGGCCTCCCGTAGCCAGCAAAAGCACACTTTAATTGTCAACAGGGAAAAAGTTTCCACCAAAACATTCCAGTGGGGCCTGGGAAAGCAGAAGAGCAGAGGGATGGCCTTTTCCCTTCGTGCCTGTAGTGAGGAAAAGCTGCCCTTTGTTTTTCAGTGTGTTAACACTGTTTTTGTCCATTCACACAAGTCAATAAGTTATACGATTGTGTATTGCATTGAATGTCCTATTCtgatgtttgtgtgtgagcgTGTTTCAAGTTTCTAGTTGTATTAGTCAGAcagtatgtacaggatacacatgtaCACCGTCTAACAAAATGCtgacttgcaggttccttctcaacaatgcaacaacaacaagaaaTAATAATAGATGAGAATacaaacataaagtaaatggctcagtagaatagaatacatgtTTTAGCATAAGTATATTACAGGAAGGCACCATTTATAttacaatatttacacatgttttgTGGAAGGGGAGATTAGGCGGCAAGTGTTTACATGTGTATTTGAGCTCGTATTGGTGTTCtcataaccctgtgtgtgtgtctccttccCCAGGAGCCTGGGCTGCACAGTGGTGGAGATGCTGACAGAGAAGCCTCCCTGGGCCGAATACGAGGCCATGGCAGCCATCTTTAAGATCGCCACCCAGCCCACCAAACCCCTGCTGCCCTCACACACCTCGGACCACACCCGTGACTTCATCCACCGCATCTTTGTGGAGGCCAAGCACCGGCCCAGTGCTGAGGAGCTGCTCAGACACCCCTTCTCCCAGATCCTCTGCTGAGGGGAAGTACGagtacactctctctgtctcaaccgCTCCTCGGGACTCAAGGACTACAGCTGACATCTAGACTCTAGACTTGGAATTTGGAACTTGGCCCTTTCCATCCTACAGCTCTCTCCCCAAACCAGACTCACCAGCAGTCACACTCATTCCTTAACTCACAAATACACATGATCCATTATGATGGATAATAGCACAGTGCCATTATTCCAAGCTGTTAACGACAATTATCAAATTCACCTCTAACTTCTCCCACTAGGGGGAGCTATATGACTGATCAGTGTTCAGCTGTCTGCTGTGGAGAACTGGACCCACCAACTCCATACAAACTGTATCTATTCAGCTATCACCTTGGTGGTCTGTGAGAggatcacacacacgcacgcacgcacgcacacacacacacacacacacacacacacacacacacacacacacacacacacacacacacacacacacacacacacacacacacacacacacacacacacacacacacacacacacacacttcaaacaCGTCAAATCTATTATATGTGGCTCAAGATGGGATTTGATCAAGCACCGCCACCGAATGTGCCTTTCAAATATGCCAAAGTGTCCCCTCCTAAGTTTACATTCTCTATATGGGCTGTTAGATGAGACCCCTGAGGTAAGGAACTGTTTATATGGGACTTACAGTAAGCTTGAGAAGAGCAGTATCTGGTCTACTTAGGCCAAGACAGCAGACCCACAGCCACAGCTCAGTGCTTCAACATGGTAACTGATGAAACCAACAGATGCACCACTCAGTGTTATAGAGACGGGATGGATTTAATTTTTCACTTTCTCCTCTGATCCGTCTCTGATATTCTTTGTATTTTTGAGAAAGTGCCTCTTGATGGTCTTTTGAAGACTCACAGTCCCTGATGGAAGCCCATGCTGATCTGTCCTGTCCTCACATACAACATGGAACCAGAGCCATCAGTGtttttgtgttgtcattatgaCCTTCACAGTAGACCATTGTGATGACTGTGCCTTATACTCCAACTCTCTACTGCAGCCCCTCAGTATCACAGCCCAGGGTTTTCTGAGTGTACCAAAAATGACCGATTTCATTCATGAAGAGGttggtttctagtttggttggaGGATATGCTAACTACACAATATTACAAATGATATTGTACTTTGTGATTGAAAGAGAGATTTTATTTTAGTCTTAGACAAATACAATCCTAATGCCTTGATTTGAAAGTGAGTTGCCATTAGGTTTACCAGCTTTCTATGTGTTGACAAGTGTATCTAGGAAAACGCTACGTCAAACAGTGGGACTCTGCCATTTAGGATTCATTTGAGTCAGATGCACTTTTATGTCAAATTAAAGTTGTTGGTTATTGTTCGCCTTACGAAATTAACTCTTTTAAAAAACTTTAAATATTCAATttctttcacttttatttaaatCCCTATGTTCATCCATTCCTGAATTTGTATATtcaaatatatatgtataaatatattttttatatattgacTCTAGACAATTTGAAATCTAATGAGGATGCATTTAGACCTATGAGATAAATGTTGCCGTTCGAAATTATAAATTGTTAAAGCAGCTGGTTTTGCAGAAATTACAACATTGGGGTTTATTAGTGAAACACTTTGGGTGGAAAACGACCTCTGGCTATCTTACCTGGTCTCTTCTCCAAAACAAGAAACATATCCACATTCCTGGCTCCAGTATAATGTATTATGTCTAATGGTCCATGCTTTATTCAATGGCAACACTGTTCCATTGGACCCTTCCAGTTGGACTGCCCTGTCAAACCTCTCACAGTTTCACTACTTCTTTAACAAGGCCACCGCCTAGGATTTAAAGGCTGCTGAAgttcctccatatttctccttgCTGGCGTGATGTGTGGGAAATAGAGGGGAAGTATGTGAAATGAGTTGTGTCTCACCAGAATAACCTTCTCTTCGTGTCATTCTTGCAGAGCAGAGGGGCTGAATGTGTGCGTTAGTTAGACTGAGCTGAGCAGGGCAGGGATGGAGGAGTTCTGATCAGGTAGATGCCAGAGACCGGGGTTCCACCCAACATGACGACTTTGTTTAGCTCAGGGTTCGAGAGACCGACCGGTGCCCAATGTCTGGGGCCCTCCACACTGAGCAAAGGGCTTTCTACAATGACCTTTTTTAGTTTTATTTTCCATTTATTTCCATTTATTTCAGTGTTACTGGCTCTAAAGTACTTTCATAAGTGAATCAAATGGATATCATGTGGCTGCTAGATGTTAAAGAAGGCAGCTAAGAATCAGTTCAGTATTAGAAATGGTCCTGTTATATACAAAGAGCCAAAACAAATGTTTCTGTTAACAGAAGAACCCTGGGGTAAGCAAATGAAACAGGAGTTAAACGTTTAGATATACACatgtatgtaaatgtataaaTGAGTATGTTTAATGACAGGGGACTTGCAGTGCAAAGTCACTCCAgtttatcaaatgtatttacgtAGAAAAGGGAACAGTATGTTAAATGACATTGTTTTTCTATATCTTTGAGTGCCTAATTTCAAAAACAAATAAATGTTCTTTGTCTCTGGTCCAATATTCTGACCCGCTTACTTGTTTGTTTGCGTAATGTTTGGTGTACGTTCCAGTCATGTACACCGCTCTGATGGAGGTGTGTTTGGTATTGCAGAAGATGTTTTTGGGCCAGCGCCTCTGGGAGACACTGGCTAGTCTGTCCATGTGTGTCTTCATTATCTTTGAGCAGCCAGCAGGTTGGAAAGTCAGACTGGCCCAGTCCAGTAAATAAAAGAACATCTCACTGAATAGAGCTCATTGTTGGGAGAAAGAAGCAACCCGACTGATGCttgctccatctctttctccctcccttaaAGACAGAAGAGGAGGCGGAGAGAGCTCTGTTAATCTGTGTGGTTATGGGACAGAGGAAAGCTTGGACCCAACAAAGGTTCCTTTTCTTAGTTACTGTGACAAGGGGATGGATGCAGATAataatttattgttttgttttctgGTGATgcactttctctgtgtgtgttttagcaTGCTGCTTGTTCCATTTTCTTCCTGTGGATCTGACCCATGGCCCCTGACTACCAGGATCTGATAGCAGTTACATAACCTTCCCCATACACCTGCAATGCACCGCTCCATGTGTCCTGCAGGTCTGTTGATGTGGTTAATGgcagtgttattgtggtcagtgttattgtgatcagtggtagtgttattgtagttagtggtagtgttattatagtcagtggtagtgttattgtggtcagtggtagtgttattgtagttagtggtagtgttattatagtcagtggtagtgttattgtggtcagtgttattgtggtcagtggtagtgttattgtggtcagtggtagtgttattgtagttagtggtagtgttattatagtcagtggtagtgttattgtggtcagtgttattgtggtcagtggtagtgttattgtggtcagtggtagtgttattgtagttagtggtagtgttattatagtcagtggtagtgttattgtggtcagtggtagtgttattgtggtcagtggtagtgttattgtgatcagtggtagtgttattgtagtcagtggtagtgttattgtagtcagtggtagtgttattgtagtcagtggtagtgttattgtagttagtggtagtgttattgtgatcagtgctagtgttattgtggtcattggtagtgttattgtagtcagtggtagtgttattatagtcagtggtagtgttattgtggtcagtggcagtgttattgtgatcagtggtagtgttattgtagtcagtggtagtgttattgtagtcagtggtagtgttattgtagtcagtggtagtgttactgtagttagtggtagtgttattgtgatcagtgctagtgttattgtggtcattggtagtgttattgtggtcagtggtagtgttattgtagtcagtggtagtgttattgtagtcagtggtagtgttattgtagtcagtggtagtgttattgtagttagtggtagtgttattgtgatcagtgctagtgttattgtggtcattggtagtgttattgtgatcagtggtagtgttattgtggtcagtgttattgtgatcagtggtagtgttattgcggtcagtggtagtgttattgcggtcagtggtagtgttattgtggtcagtggtagtgttattgtggtcagtgttattgtgatcagtggtagtgttattgtggtcagtggtagtgttattgtagtCAGAGGTAGTGTTATTgcggtcagtggtagtgttattgtagtcagtggcagtgttattgtgatcagtggtagtgttattgtgatcagtggtagtgttattatgatcagtggtagtgttattgtggtcagaggtagtgttattgtgatcagtgttattgtgatcagtggtagtgttattgtggtcagtggtagtgttattgtgctcagtggtagtgttattgtggtcagcggtagtgttattgtggtcagtggtagtgttattgtgatcagtggtagtgttattgtagtcagtggtagtgttattgtggatCAGTGCTAGTGTTATTgtagtcagtggtagtgttattgtggtcagtggtaaTGTTATTGTGGTCAGTGAGTTATTGTAGTCAGTATGTGATTGTGGTCAGTGATAGTGTTTGGAAGGTATGTGGTTCTCTTCGTGTGCTATGTGTCTGGGTCTGTTTGTTATGCAGTTCTGTTTGTTAGGTATGTCTCTGGGCCGCTGGGGCCCAGCATTAGTGCTGACAGGCAGACTGCTGGACAGTGGCTATACTGGCTCCCCAGGCTTTGTGACCACACTCAGTTTGGACCCAGTGGCGCTGAGTCATAGTCAGTGATTCAGCCTGCCTGTCTGctccagttaaacacacacacacacacacacacacacacacacacacacacacacacacacacacacacacacacacacacacacacacacacacacacacacacacacacacacacacacacacacacacacacacacacacacacacacacacaccgggggGGACCTATGCAGCCACATCTGGCATATTCCGATTTCACAACTGCACCTTCCACCTCTAACAACTGCATACTACGTCCCATCATACCTGAGAGGACCTGTGCTAATGCTAGCATGCACATCAGTGATACTGCACATCAGTGATACTGCACATCAGTGATACTGCACATCAGTGATACTGCACATTA
The sequence above is a segment of the Oncorhynchus gorbuscha isolate QuinsamMale2020 ecotype Even-year linkage group LG16, OgorEven_v1.0, whole genome shotgun sequence genome. Coding sequences within it:
- the LOC123998986 gene encoding mitogen-activated protein kinase kinase kinase 3-like, with protein sequence MFLQLDWFPPVVSALECEIQLLKNLHHERIVQYYGCLRDHNEKTLTIFMEYMPGGSVKDQLKAYGALTENVTRKYTRQILEGMSYLHSNMIVHRDIKGANILRDSAGNVKLGDFGASKRLQTICMSGTGIRSVTGTPYWMSPEVISGEGYGRKADVWSLGCTVVEMLTEKPPWAEYEAMAAIFKIATQPTKPLLPSHTSDHTRDFIHRIFVEAKHRPSAEELLRHPFSQILC